A single Euwallacea similis isolate ESF13 chromosome 1, ESF131.1, whole genome shotgun sequence DNA region contains:
- the js gene encoding uncharacterized protein js isoform X1, whose translation MSSSAGWTWPTLVGLVLFGVLVRFSGVTGQKPSSFSCDGRTSGYYADVSAGCQVYHMCDGLGRQFSYRCPKNTLFQQRMLICDHWYMVNCSKAEEDYSANLLIGQRGRPFVEDLQFHRTPRPDLADPHVSQTETRITSNIIGADTEDSHTEYFLPSHWSTEISSQSTIPTSNKQEKNNNNFVKQSYYKTNYNTRDRVLIEAPRSNNGKVLNLNSINRDGTNTLNDNSKSAPSVNFPSGFKATTPVYPKEVNLDLSKFVNFQDPLSGDSNVQSVNFPSKFQATTPVYPKHVDTDPSRLSEFDFPVDADSDKRTVNFASKFKATTPVYPLRVEVDSSKLSEFDVSIPETKGNPENFSINFASNFRATTPVYPKTVDVNQSKFSGSEEQPPDQTTEDVIVNFSSDFKATTPVYPKHVDIDLSKFQEPVELPSEKSSLRINNTVNFGSSFKATTPVYPLSVEATSPIPEEFGLVPPKSSENDISVNFASKFQATTPVYPKSVEPTSPDPNSAGLQPPDQNFLKLNLEPPSFDTTFRRRSDDEDPSVVGNTFNSQQLNEFMVTIKPEQLKDLKQLWHIPEYDFPLESVVRPGYESEFSSFQARSPKLKSNNR comes from the exons CCTTCGTCATTTTCTTGCGACGGAAGGACGTCCGGGTATTACGCCGATGTATCGGCTGGATgtcag GTGTATCATATGTGTGACGGTCTCGGAAGACAATTCAGTTATCGCTGCCCCAAAAACACGCTTTTCCAGCAACGGATGCTCATTTGCGACCATTGGTATATGGTGAATTGCAGCAAAGCTGAAGAGGATTACAG CGCCAACTTGCTCATAGGCCAACGAGGCAGACCCTTTGTCGAAGACCTGCAATTCCACAGAACTCCTCGACCAGATCTTGCAGATCCCCATGTAAGCCAAACTGAAACTAGAATCACTAGCAATATCATCG GGGCAGATACTGAAGACTCCCACACTGAATACTTCTTACCTAGTCATTGGTCCACAGAAATTTCCAGTCAATCAACGATACCTACTTCtaataaacaagaaaaaaacaataacaatttcgTTAAACAGTCTTATTATAAGACTAATTACAACACCCGCGATAGGGTTTTGATTGAAGCTCCGAGATCTAATAATGGAAAAGTGTTGAATTTGAATTCAATTAACCGGGACG gTACTAATACTTTGAATGATAATTCAAAATCAGCTCCCAGTGTGAATTTCCCTTCAGGATTTAAGGCCACAACCCCTGTTTATCCTAAAGAGGTAAACCTGGATTTATCaaagtttgttaattttcaagatcCTTTGAGCGGAGATTCCAATGTGCAAAGCGTGAACTTTCCCTCTAAATTTCAAG CCACCACTCCAGTGTATCCCAAACACGTGGATACCGATCCATCTCGGCTATCAGAATTCGATTTTCCAGTAGATGCAGACAGTGACAAGAGAACAGTAAATTTCGCCTCAAAGTTCAAAG CCACGACTCCGGTTTATCCTCTGCGAGTGGAGGTAGATTCGTCGAAATTGTCTGAATTTGATGTTTCGATCCCAGAGACAAAAGGAAATCcggaaaatttttcaattaatttcgcCTCGAATTTTAGAG cCACCACTCCAGTATATCCAAAAACAGTAGATGTGAACCAATCTAAATTCTCAGGTTCTGAAGAGCAACCCCCCGATCAAACTACCGAAGACGTAATCGTGAATTTCTCCTCAGATTTTAAAG CAACCACTCCAGTCTACCCAAAACACGTGGACAttgatttatcaaaatttcaggAACCTGTGGAGCTCCCTTCAGAGAAGTCATCTCTTCGAATTAATAATACTGTAAATTTCGGTTCTAGCTTCAAAGCCACCACTCCAGTGTATCCTCTAAGTGTCGAGGCTACTTCTCCAATTCCCGAGGAATTTGGTTTAGTTCCACCCAAATCCAGTGAAAACGatatttcagttaattttgcATCTAAATTCCAAGCGACAACTCCAGTTTACCCAAAAAGTGTAGAACCTACCAGTCCAGACCCCAACAGTGCTGGGTTACAACCTCCAGACCAAAACtttctaaaattgaatctGGAACCTCCAAGCTTCGACACCACATTCCGCAGACGAAGCGATGATGAGGATCCTTCAGTGGTCGGAAACACGTTCAATAGTCAACAACTGAATGAGTTTATGGTGACGATTAAACCTGAACAGTTGAAAGATTTGAAGCAGCTCTGGCACATTCCAGAGTACGATTTTCCCTTGGAAAGTGTGGTGAGGCCAGGATACGAGAGTGAATTCAGTTCCTTTCAAGCTAGAAGTCCTAAGTTAAAATCCAATAACAGGTGA
- the js gene encoding uncharacterized protein js isoform X2, producing the protein MSSSAGWTWPTLVGLVLFGVLVRFSGVTGQKPSSFSCDGRTSGYYADVSAGCQVYHMCDGLGRQFSYRCPKNTLFQQRMLICDHWYMVNCSKAEEDYSANLLIGQRGRPFVEDLQFHRTPRPDLADPHVSQTETRITSNIIGADTEDSHTEYFLPSHWSTEISSQSTIPTSNKQEKNNNNFVKQSYYKTNYNTRDRVLIEAPRSNNGKVLNLNSINRDGTNTLNDNSKSAPSVNFPSGFKATTPVYPKEVNLDLSKFVNFQDPLSGDSNVQSVNFPSKFQATTPVYPKHVDTDPSRLSEFDFPVDADSDKRTVNFASKFKATTPVYPKTVDVNQSKFSGSEEQPPDQTTEDVIVNFSSDFKATTPVYPKHVDIDLSKFQEPVELPSEKSSLRINNTVNFGSSFKATTPVYPLSVEATSPIPEEFGLVPPKSSENDISVNFASKFQATTPVYPKSVEPTSPDPNSAGLQPPDQNFLKLNLEPPSFDTTFRRRSDDEDPSVVGNTFNSQQLNEFMVTIKPEQLKDLKQLWHIPEYDFPLESVVRPGYESEFSSFQARSPKLKSNNR; encoded by the exons CCTTCGTCATTTTCTTGCGACGGAAGGACGTCCGGGTATTACGCCGATGTATCGGCTGGATgtcag GTGTATCATATGTGTGACGGTCTCGGAAGACAATTCAGTTATCGCTGCCCCAAAAACACGCTTTTCCAGCAACGGATGCTCATTTGCGACCATTGGTATATGGTGAATTGCAGCAAAGCTGAAGAGGATTACAG CGCCAACTTGCTCATAGGCCAACGAGGCAGACCCTTTGTCGAAGACCTGCAATTCCACAGAACTCCTCGACCAGATCTTGCAGATCCCCATGTAAGCCAAACTGAAACTAGAATCACTAGCAATATCATCG GGGCAGATACTGAAGACTCCCACACTGAATACTTCTTACCTAGTCATTGGTCCACAGAAATTTCCAGTCAATCAACGATACCTACTTCtaataaacaagaaaaaaacaataacaatttcgTTAAACAGTCTTATTATAAGACTAATTACAACACCCGCGATAGGGTTTTGATTGAAGCTCCGAGATCTAATAATGGAAAAGTGTTGAATTTGAATTCAATTAACCGGGACG gTACTAATACTTTGAATGATAATTCAAAATCAGCTCCCAGTGTGAATTTCCCTTCAGGATTTAAGGCCACAACCCCTGTTTATCCTAAAGAGGTAAACCTGGATTTATCaaagtttgttaattttcaagatcCTTTGAGCGGAGATTCCAATGTGCAAAGCGTGAACTTTCCCTCTAAATTTCAAG CCACCACTCCAGTGTATCCCAAACACGTGGATACCGATCCATCTCGGCTATCAGAATTCGATTTTCCAGTAGATGCAGACAGTGACAAGAGAACAGTAAATTTCGCCTCAAAGTTCAAAG cCACCACTCCAGTATATCCAAAAACAGTAGATGTGAACCAATCTAAATTCTCAGGTTCTGAAGAGCAACCCCCCGATCAAACTACCGAAGACGTAATCGTGAATTTCTCCTCAGATTTTAAAG CAACCACTCCAGTCTACCCAAAACACGTGGACAttgatttatcaaaatttcaggAACCTGTGGAGCTCCCTTCAGAGAAGTCATCTCTTCGAATTAATAATACTGTAAATTTCGGTTCTAGCTTCAAAGCCACCACTCCAGTGTATCCTCTAAGTGTCGAGGCTACTTCTCCAATTCCCGAGGAATTTGGTTTAGTTCCACCCAAATCCAGTGAAAACGatatttcagttaattttgcATCTAAATTCCAAGCGACAACTCCAGTTTACCCAAAAAGTGTAGAACCTACCAGTCCAGACCCCAACAGTGCTGGGTTACAACCTCCAGACCAAAACtttctaaaattgaatctGGAACCTCCAAGCTTCGACACCACATTCCGCAGACGAAGCGATGATGAGGATCCTTCAGTGGTCGGAAACACGTTCAATAGTCAACAACTGAATGAGTTTATGGTGACGATTAAACCTGAACAGTTGAAAGATTTGAAGCAGCTCTGGCACATTCCAGAGTACGATTTTCCCTTGGAAAGTGTGGTGAGGCCAGGATACGAGAGTGAATTCAGTTCCTTTCAAGCTAGAAGTCCTAAGTTAAAATCCAATAACAGGTGA
- the SAK gene encoding serine/threonine-protein kinase PLK4: MNRKHSFSDRIEDYEVLHLLGKGGFASVYQAVCRKTGAGVAIKMIDKKLMQAEGMVGRVQQEVSIHSRLKHPSILELYTFIEDANYVYLILELCHNGELQQYIKRKKLSECEVSSIMKQVVEGIKYLHFHNILHRDISLSNLLLTKDMQVKIADFGLATQLTRPDEKHRTMCGTPNFISPEVATRGSHGLEVDVWGLGCLLYTLLVGSPPFDTNGVKSTLTRVVMASYSLPSHLSPEAKDLINSLLQKNPKDRISLEQILDHPFIKRSQISNNLTQDSGIHTMSSRRDSAFDGILLSNLHSRKANSDCYPLEASYHSKRLTHSMDYAHNMPYMHGLSMEQECVHQERWNCEPGSRCSYQDIPASVSQCSNHCFHPNDPGGRLCDNQILTEIPTNSPLLPSQWSDHNSGNRVLSSLDNLRISHEELPSHQTTEKLSTFQKSQKLVQFCSQRLLPTRHQTKNAILSIQIDGEVTVEFIKKKGSLKKEVVCEIMRISPDGLRIVMYEPEGGRGVPPSEETPPLPSQGADKIYSIENLPAKHWKKYMYAFKFVELVRAKTPKVTYYSDKAKCLLMENLTDFEGCFYEGGKVTQSTTEGITISNAENQKYNFRSANDCFSLTGTLELMWKHFQECFDHCLILESTLSKLAGNNFPIIVGRRPCSSSNGPGKENITKYFLPSFTVSMNSNSTTSRSTKEKQVTIPGVGTAIQLPNGELNVRYNDGSQLWVDGKHHVRFQYPDGQIVTYKDTDSIPKTIMAKMQLMPKVVKCLSTPASTPLVEKQFRCLR, encoded by the exons ATGAATCGCAAACACTCATTCAGTGATCGCATAGAG gattATGAGGTGCTCCACTTGCTGGGCAAAGGCGGATTTGCTTCTGTATACCAAGCAGTATGTCGTAAAACTGGTGCAGGTGTTGCAATCAAGATG ATTGATAAAAAACTAATGCAAGCTGAAGGAATGGTGGGCAGAGTTCAGCAGGAGGTATCCATACATTCCCGACTAAAGCACCCTTCAATACTAGAACTATATACATTTATTGAAGATGCTAATTATGTGTATTTAATTCTAGAGTTGTGCCATAATGGCGAGTTACAGCAGtacattaaaagaaaa AAACTAAGTGAGTGTGAAGTCAGTAGCATAATGAAGCAGGTAGTTGAGGGCATTAAATACCTACACTTTCACAACATTTTACATCGTGATATATCACTGTCCAACTTGCTTTTGACCAAAGACATGCAAGTA AAAATCGCCGATTTTGGGTTGGCAACTCAACTAACTCGCCCTGATGAAAAGCACCGCACAATGTGTGGCactccaaattttatttctcctGAAGTGGCAACTCGAGGTTCACATGGTCTCGAAGTAGATGTATGGGGCCTGGGTTGCCTCCTTTACACCCTTTTAGTTGGTTCTCCACCATTCGATACAAATGGTGTGAAGAGTACATTGACTAGAGTTGTAATGGCTAGTTACAGTCTGCCAAGTCATTTATCCCCTGAGGCCAAAGATCTCATCAATTCCCTCCTGCAAAAAAATCCTAAGGACCGAATTAGTCTTGAACAAATTCTGGATCATCCCTTCATTAAGAGAAGTCAG ATATCTAATAATTTAACCCAGGACAGTGGCATTCACACCATGTCAAGCCGTAGGGATAGTGCTTTTGATGGCATTCTTCTAAGTAATTTGCACTCAAGAAAAGCAAACAGTGATTGCTATCCTTTGGAAGCTTCGTATCACTCAAAAAGGCTCACTCATAGTATGGATTATGCTCACAATATGCCTTACATGCATGGGTTATCAATGGAACAGGAATGTGTGCATCAAGAGAGATGGAATTGCGAGCCTGGCAGTAGGTGCAGTTATCAGGATATTCCTGCCAGCGTTAGTCAGTGCAGTAACCATTGTTTTCATCCTAATGATCCAGGAGGAA GACTTTGTGACAACCAAATCCTCACAGAAATACCAACCAACTCACCTCTTCTCCCCTCGCAATGGTCGGATCACAACAGTGGCAATAGAGTATTGTCTAGTCTGGACAATCTAAGAATATCCCATGAAGAACTGCCAAGCCATCAAACCACAGAAAAACTATcgacttttcaaaaatcgcaaaaattagTCCAGTTTTGTTCTCAAAGGCTACTTCCCACGCGACACCAGacaaaaaatgccattttaagTATTCAAATCGACGGAGAAGTGACGGTagaatttataaagaaaaaggGGAGTCTGAAGAAGGAGGTTGTGTGTGAAATTATGCGCATATCTCCTGATGGTTTGAG AATTGTAATGTATGAACCAGAGGGAGGTAGAGGTGTTCCACCCTCTGAGGAGACACCGCCACTGCCCTCTCAAGGGGCGGACAAGATTTACAGTATTGAGAATTTACCGGCAAAACATTGGAAAAAGTACATGTACGCGTTTAAGTTCGTTGAGCTGGTCCGGGCAAAAACCCCGAAAGTTACTTATTACAGCGATAAAGCCAAGTGCCTGCTTATGGAGAATTTAACAGATTTCGAGGGGTGTTTTTATGAAG GAGGTAAAGTGACTCAAAGCACTACAGAAGGAATCACCATCTCAAATGCCGAGAatcaaaaatacaatttccGCTCTGCTAATGACTGTTTCAGCCTCACAGGCACTCTGGAATTAATGTGGAAGCACTTTCAAGAGTGTTTCGACCATTGCCTAATACTAGAAAGCACTTTAAGTAAATTAGCCGGCAATAATTTTCCCATTATAGTGGGAAGACGACCTTGCTCGTCGTCTAACGGCCCCGGAAAAGAAAACATCACCAAATATTTCTTA CCCTCTTTTACGGTTTCAATGAACAGTAACAGCACCACCAGCCGTTCaactaaagaaaaacaagTAACAATTCCAGGGGTGGGCACAGCAATTCAATTGCCAAATGGCGAGTTGAACGTTAGATACAATGATGGTTCTCAGCTGTGGGTGGACGGGAAACATCATGTACGCTTCCAGTATCCAGACGGACAAATTGTCACCTACAAAGACACAGACAGTATTCCCAAAACCATCATGGCGAAGATGCAGCTGATGCCCAAGGTGGTCAAGTGTTTGAGCACCCCTGCCAGTACGCCGTTAGTAGAGAAGCAGTTTCGGTGTTTGAGGTAG
- the LOC136411308 gene encoding protein draper-like, producing MGIPLLGSFALLALNIFTSLAKLEGDNMCLKIVNYPEEQVVVDEFPYDERICPENSSTCVKIENRTVKKVQHIIRWKEIMDCCEGYSKNLAENLCVPECNNGCFNGNCIAPNKCQCNQGFGGENCDITCPNGRYGQNCSNICDCPVQAHCDPFNGNCHCNPGFTGNFCEDQCVSGTYGINCTEKCKCENGYCHHVTGSCQCHPGYTGYSCDKPCLNGYYGEYCGLKCNCQNSNETCNHISGTCICNDGWIKSDCSQKCPKGFWGKNCIQRCHCSTGFCNHNNGTCIYSPGWAGIRCLEKCEECTGLKLCDPGDNCNIVNVLLLAIIIGCIVLVVISIIAVGCYYIRKNGWVGGRNVGCVPASNFMRNLFRFTKREKESFQDQTRIEGQQRLSIQSSKVATVITFVENSQKNNAPNDIIYSEIEPEYDNSSEYECLNHTGPINPYNSARYMRL from the exons ATGGGAATCCCGCTGCTTGGTTCGTTTGCGCTACTCgcattaaatatatttacatcATTAGCCAAATTGGAGGGCGATAACATGTGTCTCAAGATAGTAAA TTATCCTGAGGAACAAGTAGTTGTAGACGAATTCCCATATGACGAAAGGATTTGTCCAGAAAATTCCTCTACCTGtgtgaaaatagaaaatcgaACAGTGAAAAAAGTTCAACATATAATTAGATGGAAAGAAATTATGGATTGCTGTGAAGGATATAGTAAAAATTTAGCGGAAAATCTTTGCGTACCTGAATGTAATAATGGCTGTTTCAATGGTAATTGTATTGCTCCCAATAAATGTCAATGTAACCAAGGTTTTGGAGGAGAGAACTGTGATATTA CTTGTCCTAATGGACGCTATGGTCAGAATTGCAGTAACATCTGCGATTGCCCCGTTCAAGCTCACTGCGACCCATTCAATGGTAATTGTCATTGCAATCCAGGTTTTACTGGCAACTTTTGCGAGGACCAATGTGTCTCGGGAACTTACGGCATCAATTGTACTGAGAAATGCAAATGCGAAAATGGGTATTGCCATCATGTGACTGGTAGCTGCCAGTGCCATCCGGGTTACACAGGATATTC GTGCGACAAACCTTGTCTAAATGGATATTATGGAGAATACTGTGGGTTAAAATGCAACTGTCAGAATAGTAATGAAACTTGTAACCATATAAGTGGCACCTGTATATGTAACGACGGTTGGATTAAGTCAGATTGCTCCCAAAAATGCCCGAAAGGCTTTTGGGGAAAAAACTGTATTCAAAGATGCCATTGTTCGACTGGGTTTTGCAACCATAATAATGGTACTTGCATATATAGCCCTGGATGGGCCGGAATTCGTTGTTTGGAGA AGTGTGAGGAGTGTACCGGGCTTAAACTGTGCGACCCTGGGGATAACTGCAATATAGTAAACGTATTGCTGCTTGCGATAATTATCGGTTGTATTGTTCTGGTTGTGATTAGTATTATTGCAGTTGGATGTTACTACATAAGGAAAAATGGTTGGGTTGGAGGTAGAAACGTTGGATGTGTTCCAG CTAgcaattttatgagaaatctTTTCCGGTTCACTAAAAGAGAGAAAGAATCATTCCAGGATCAGACAAGGATTGAAGGACAGCAAAGATTATCAATTCAAAGTAGCAAAGTAGCGACAGTTATAACATTTGTCGAAAATTCACAGAAGAATAATGCTCCCAATGATATTATTTACTCGGAAATAGAGCCAGAGTATGATAATTCATCGG AATACGAGTGCTTAAACCATACGGGCCCGATTAATCCATATAACTCTGCTCGCTATATGCGCCTATAA
- the fzy gene encoding cell division cycle protein 20 homolog yields MSQFKYWNEINSVVNYNGPITKGPQPRYERKKSNALASSNSQSISNSSSLNLSKQRSLSSSCLSISKTPMKASDNDSRGKTPLKKSKTPTPHKGARTPGGDRFIPSRVASNLDLAHYKLCQEDNETSCNSAKKDLKKVISDNLLVNQRVLAYTNKAPTAPDGFQNPMRVLYTQARTPASTKSTRYIPQAPDRILDAPNIVDDFYLNLLDWGSNNILAAALGSHVYLWNAATGNTELLMELEGNDYICSLAWIQEGDCLAVGTTQGTVELWDCSRSKRLRIMDGHSARVGSLAWNSYVVTSGCRSGNILHHDVRQRQHVITTIPGHNQEVCGLTWSTDGKLLASGGNDNTINIWASVNGGHHSETTPLHSFLQHQAAIKALAWCPWQPHILASGGGTADRHIRIWNCNSGTCVHDIDAKSQVCSLLWSSHYKELVSGHGFANNEVIIWKYPAMTKVAELKGHTARVLHLTMSPDGTTILSAGADETLRLWKCFVKDPVKEKKEGTVRVKPSALRQCIR; encoded by the exons ATGTCACAATTCAAATATTGGAACGAAATAAATAGTGTTGTGAATTACAATGGCCCCATTACCAAAGGGCCCCAACCGCGCTACGAGCGCAAGAAATCCAACGCCCTTGCAAGCTCCAACTCGCAATCAATCTCCAACAGCAGCAGTCTCAATTTGTCTAAGCAGCGTTCCCTCTCGTCCTCCTGCCTAAGTATATCGAAGACTCCCATGAAGGCTAGTGACAATGATTCCCGTGGTAAGACACCCTTGAAAAAATCCAAGACTCCCACTCCACATAAAGGAGCAAGGACACCTGGAGGTGATCGATTTATTCCTAGTAGAGTGGCAAGCAATTTGGATTTGGCACATTACAAGTTGTGTCAGGAGGACAATGAAACCAGTTGCAATTCGGCAAAAAAAGacttgaaaaaagttattagtGATAATCTGCTTGTGAACCAAAGAGTGTTGGCCTATACAAATAAAGCCCCAACTGCACCAGATGGCTTTCAAAACCCTATGAGGGTACTGTATACTCAGGCCAGGACTCCAGCTTCAACTAAAAGTACACGGTACATACCTCAAGCCCCTGATCGGATATTGGATGCTCCAAACATTGTAgatgatttttatttgaatttattggaCTGGggatcaaataatattttagctGCTGCTTTGGGATCACATGTGTATTTGTGGAATGCTG CAACAGGCAATACTGAGTTGCTGATGGAATTGGAAGGGAATGATTATATTTGTTCTTTGGCCTGGATACAAGAGGGTGATTGTTTGGCTGTGGGTACCACTCAAGGTACTGTTGAATTGTGGGACTGTAGTAGATCTAAAAGACTGAGGATCATGGACGGACATTCCGCTAGAGTAGGTTCTCTTGCCTGGAATTCTTATGTAGTGACAAGCGGCTGTCGAAGCGGCAATATTCTTCATCATGACGTCAGGCAAAGACAACATGTTATAACCACCATTCCAG gtCATAACCAAGAAGTATGTGGACTTACTTGGTCTACTGACGGTAAACTTCTAGCTAGCGGAGGTAATGATAACACAATAAACATATGGGCCAGTGTTAATGGTGGGCATCACTCTGAAACAACACCTCTACACAGTTTCCTGCAGCACCAAGCAGCCATTAAAGCCCTTGCTTGGTGCCCTTGGCAGCCTCATATTTTAGCTAGTGGTGGTGGTACTGCAGACCGTCATATCCGCATTTGGAACTGCAATTCTGGCACATGTGTACACGACATCGATGCGAAATCACAA gtgTGTTCATTGCTTTGGTCTTCCCACTATAAAGAGCTGGTTTCTGGACACGGTTTTGCAAACAATGAAGTCATTATCTGGAAATATCCTGCTATGACCAAG GTGGCGGAGTTGAAAGGGCACACTGCTAGGGTTCTTCATTTAACCATGTCACCAGATGGAACCACGATTCTGTCCGCTGGGGCTGATGAAACACTGAGGTTGTGGAAATGCTTCGTTAAAGACCCGGTGAAGGAGAAAAAGGAAGGCACTGTCAGGGTAAAACCTAGTGCTTTGAGACAATGCattagataa